The following proteins are co-located in the Doryrhamphus excisus isolate RoL2022-K1 chromosome 3, RoL_Dexc_1.0, whole genome shotgun sequence genome:
- the LOC131125676 gene encoding F-box only protein 15-like isoform X8, producing the protein MVADWIIMNSLLDGWTNDGWISRLPSEILMKIMSHLDPASLLSLSHVNKLFHRLANDDVVWRKIYMAAFSAETWRLKSAGDTAGRAEWTEGSSGTWKKKFLWKMGGEELGKWRRELRDVNPFTGLPQKTQWILRRVLWKLTVCDVFGRVVTLDSSRVSSFSTSVMLHWSGNHVIQYHHISSIRLCAVWRDVLKRPGPFWGSLIWRVDTGSCPDYFLGKDRLVQVMRFSPGLVLGFWRGQKSVAFIMVSLHLHRLAERSLLGSPVSPYREPEGQWRADLMGRTYALHFVLHNGASEIMAAYFHPLVLKSDGGCLGTLRAISATDLSQHRLLLGPIQLPWESEDLQGSVEVGNPSHRSWRRRRGFVLSFCRSGRVDVLRHGADSAGGGPQSRVVRQHARLREDGQEADMLRLRWPALPVGLQGRVRQGEGDACLAEGAEPVLRRQPRCQALQRRQALGRQVLTQLWVWPAFIFLVLDSTRLRLSCAAGAP; encoded by the exons ATGGTTGCTGATTGGATCATCATGAACAGtctgttggatggatggacaaatgatggatggatctcTCG ACTGCCATCCGAGATCCTGATGAAGATCATGTCCCACCTGGACCCCGCCTCGCTGCTGAGCCTCAGTCACGTCAACAAGCTCTTCCACCGGCTCGCCAACGACGA TGTGGTGTGGCGCAAGATCTACATGGCCGCCTTCTCTGCTGAGACATGGAGGCTCAAGTCCGCAGGGGACACTGCAGGGAGGGCGGAGTGGACGGAGGGCTCATCGGGCACCTGGAAGAAGAAGTTCCTGTGGAAGATGGGCGGAGAGGAGCTGGGCAAGTGGAGGAGGGAACTGAGAGACGTCAACCCCTTCACAGGGCTGCCTCAGAAGACCCAGTGGATTCTCAG GAGGGTTCTCTGGAAGCTCACGGTGTGCGATGTCTTCGGTCGGGTGGTCACCCTGGACAGCAGCAGGGTCTCCTCCTTCAGCACGTCCGTGATGCTGCACTGGAGCGGAAACCACGTGATCCAGTACCATCACATCAGCAGCATCCGGCTCTGCGCCGTGTGGAGGGATGTGCTCAAGAGGCCCGGTCCCTTTTGGGGCTCGCTCATCTGGAGGGTGGACACCGGGAGCTGTCCCGATTACTTCCTCGGCAAAGACAGGCTGGTCCAGGTCATGCGCTTCTCGCCCGGACTCGTCCTCGGCTTCTGGAGG GGTCAGAAGAGCGTGGCCTTCATCATGGTCAGCTTACACTTGCACAGGCTGGCCGAGAGGAGCCTGCTGGGATCTCCAGTCAG TCCATACCGGGAGCCCGAGGGCCAGTGGCGTGCCGATTTGATGGGGCGCACGTACGCGCTGCACTTTGTCCTGCACAACGGCGCGTCTGAGATCATGGCGGCATACTTCCACCCTCTGGTCCTCAAATCAG ACGGGGGCTGCCTGGGGACGCTGCGGGCCATCAGCGCCACCGACTTGTCCCAGCACCGGCTGCTGCTCGGACCCATCCAGCTTCCGTGGGAGAGCGAGGATCTGCAGGGTTCTGTGGAGGTAGGAAATCCGTCCCATCGCTCGTGGAGACGACGGCGTGGCttcgttctgtcgttctgtcgttctgGCCGTGTAGATGTGCTGCGTCATGGCGCTGACTCTGCTGGAGGAGGTCCACAGTCCCGTGTGGTGCGTCAGCACGCCCGTCTGCGTGAAGATGGCCAGGAAGCAGACATGCTCCGACTACGCTGGCCAGCACTTCCTGTTGGACTACAAGGACGCGTACGGCAAGGTGAGGGTGACGCTTGTCTGGCTGAAGGAGCAGAACCAGTTCTTCGTCGTCAGCCTCGTTGTCAGGCTCTTCAAAGACGACAAGCACTTGGCCGCCAGGTACTGACCCAACTGTGGGTGTGGCCTGCCTTCATTTTCTTAGTTTTGGATTCAACTCGGCTTCGTTTGTCATGTGCAGCTGGAGCGCCATGA
- the LOC131125676 gene encoding F-box only protein 15-like isoform X9 has product MKIMSHLDPASLLSLSHVNKLFHRLANDDVVWRKIYMAAFSAETWRLKSAGDTAGRAEWTEGSSGTWKKKFLWKMGGEELGKWRRELRDVNPFTGLPQKTQWILRRVLWKLTVCDVFGRVVTLDSSRVSSFSTSVMLHWSGNHVIQYHHISSIRLCAVWRDVLKRPGPFWGSLIWRVDTGSCPDYFLGKDRLVQVMRFSPGLVLGFWRGQKSVAFIMVSLHLHRLAERSLLGSPVSPYREPEGQWRADLMGRTYALHFVLHNGASEIMAAYFHPLVLKSDGGCLGTLRAISATDLSQHRLLLGPIQLPWESEDLQGSVEVGNPSHRSWRRRRGFVLSFCRSGRVDVLRHGADSAGGGPQSRVVRQHARLREDGQEADMLRLRWPALPVGLQGRVRQGEGDACLAEGAEPVLRRQPRCQALQRRQALGRQVLTQLWVWPAFIFLVLDSTRLRLSCAAGAP; this is encoded by the exons ATGAAGATCATGTCCCACCTGGACCCCGCCTCGCTGCTGAGCCTCAGTCACGTCAACAAGCTCTTCCACCGGCTCGCCAACGACGA TGTGGTGTGGCGCAAGATCTACATGGCCGCCTTCTCTGCTGAGACATGGAGGCTCAAGTCCGCAGGGGACACTGCAGGGAGGGCGGAGTGGACGGAGGGCTCATCGGGCACCTGGAAGAAGAAGTTCCTGTGGAAGATGGGCGGAGAGGAGCTGGGCAAGTGGAGGAGGGAACTGAGAGACGTCAACCCCTTCACAGGGCTGCCTCAGAAGACCCAGTGGATTCTCAG GAGGGTTCTCTGGAAGCTCACGGTGTGCGATGTCTTCGGTCGGGTGGTCACCCTGGACAGCAGCAGGGTCTCCTCCTTCAGCACGTCCGTGATGCTGCACTGGAGCGGAAACCACGTGATCCAGTACCATCACATCAGCAGCATCCGGCTCTGCGCCGTGTGGAGGGATGTGCTCAAGAGGCCCGGTCCCTTTTGGGGCTCGCTCATCTGGAGGGTGGACACCGGGAGCTGTCCCGATTACTTCCTCGGCAAAGACAGGCTGGTCCAGGTCATGCGCTTCTCGCCCGGACTCGTCCTCGGCTTCTGGAGG GGTCAGAAGAGCGTGGCCTTCATCATGGTCAGCTTACACTTGCACAGGCTGGCCGAGAGGAGCCTGCTGGGATCTCCAGTCAG TCCATACCGGGAGCCCGAGGGCCAGTGGCGTGCCGATTTGATGGGGCGCACGTACGCGCTGCACTTTGTCCTGCACAACGGCGCGTCTGAGATCATGGCGGCATACTTCCACCCTCTGGTCCTCAAATCAG ACGGGGGCTGCCTGGGGACGCTGCGGGCCATCAGCGCCACCGACTTGTCCCAGCACCGGCTGCTGCTCGGACCCATCCAGCTTCCGTGGGAGAGCGAGGATCTGCAGGGTTCTGTGGAGGTAGGAAATCCGTCCCATCGCTCGTGGAGACGACGGCGTGGCttcgttctgtcgttctgtcgttctgGCCGTGTAGATGTGCTGCGTCATGGCGCTGACTCTGCTGGAGGAGGTCCACAGTCCCGTGTGGTGCGTCAGCACGCCCGTCTGCGTGAAGATGGCCAGGAAGCAGACATGCTCCGACTACGCTGGCCAGCACTTCCTGTTGGACTACAAGGACGCGTACGGCAAGGTGAGGGTGACGCTTGTCTGGCTGAAGGAGCAGAACCAGTTCTTCGTCGTCAGCCTCGTTGTCAGGCTCTTCAAAGACGACAAGCACTTGGCCGCCAGGTACTGACCCAACTGTGGGTGTGGCCTGCCTTCATTTTCTTAGTTTTGGATTCAACTCGGCTTCGTTTGTCATGTGCAGCTGGAGCGCCATGA
- the LOC131125676 gene encoding F-box only protein 15-like isoform X6, which yields MAASSMATGQFVHSFMEGLARKTGRTGLQAEAEAQLCGRSRPGGAAYRAQERTECVTQVKSLPSLEIVLERLPSEILMKIMSHLDPASLLSLSHVNKLFHRLANDDVVWRKIYMAAFSAETWRLKSAGDTAGRAEWTEGSSGTWKKKFLWKMGGEELGKWRRELRDVNPFTGLPQKTQWILRRVLWKLTVCDVFGRVVTLDSSRVSSFSTSVMLHWSGNHVIQYHHISSIRLCAVWRDVLKRPGPFWGSLIWRVDTGSCPDYFLGKDRLVQVMRFSPGLVLGFWRGQKSVAFIMVSLHLHRLAERSLLGSPVSPYREPEGQWRADLMGRTYALHFVLHNGASEIMAAYFHPLVLKSDGGCLGTLRAISATDLSQHRLLLGPIQLPWESEDLQGSVEVGNPSHRSWRRRRGFVLSFCRSGRVDVLRHGADSAGGGPQSRVVRQHARLREDGQEADMLRLRWPALPVGLQGRVRQGEGDACLAEGAEPVLRRQPRCQALQRRQALGRQVLTQLWVWPAFIFLVLDSTRLRLSCAAGAP from the exons ATGGCGGCATCCTCAATGGCGACTGGACAGTTTGTCCACAGCTTCATGGAGGGTCTGGCCAGGAAAACGGGGCGGACCGGTCTCCAAGCGGAAGCGGAAGCACAGCTCTGCGGGAGGAGTCGTCCAGGTGGAGCTGCGTACAG AGCCCAGGAGAGAACGGAATGTGTCACCCAAGTCAAGTCTTTGCCATCTTTGGAGATTGTTCTGGAAAG ACTGCCATCCGAGATCCTGATGAAGATCATGTCCCACCTGGACCCCGCCTCGCTGCTGAGCCTCAGTCACGTCAACAAGCTCTTCCACCGGCTCGCCAACGACGA TGTGGTGTGGCGCAAGATCTACATGGCCGCCTTCTCTGCTGAGACATGGAGGCTCAAGTCCGCAGGGGACACTGCAGGGAGGGCGGAGTGGACGGAGGGCTCATCGGGCACCTGGAAGAAGAAGTTCCTGTGGAAGATGGGCGGAGAGGAGCTGGGCAAGTGGAGGAGGGAACTGAGAGACGTCAACCCCTTCACAGGGCTGCCTCAGAAGACCCAGTGGATTCTCAG GAGGGTTCTCTGGAAGCTCACGGTGTGCGATGTCTTCGGTCGGGTGGTCACCCTGGACAGCAGCAGGGTCTCCTCCTTCAGCACGTCCGTGATGCTGCACTGGAGCGGAAACCACGTGATCCAGTACCATCACATCAGCAGCATCCGGCTCTGCGCCGTGTGGAGGGATGTGCTCAAGAGGCCCGGTCCCTTTTGGGGCTCGCTCATCTGGAGGGTGGACACCGGGAGCTGTCCCGATTACTTCCTCGGCAAAGACAGGCTGGTCCAGGTCATGCGCTTCTCGCCCGGACTCGTCCTCGGCTTCTGGAGG GGTCAGAAGAGCGTGGCCTTCATCATGGTCAGCTTACACTTGCACAGGCTGGCCGAGAGGAGCCTGCTGGGATCTCCAGTCAG TCCATACCGGGAGCCCGAGGGCCAGTGGCGTGCCGATTTGATGGGGCGCACGTACGCGCTGCACTTTGTCCTGCACAACGGCGCGTCTGAGATCATGGCGGCATACTTCCACCCTCTGGTCCTCAAATCAG ACGGGGGCTGCCTGGGGACGCTGCGGGCCATCAGCGCCACCGACTTGTCCCAGCACCGGCTGCTGCTCGGACCCATCCAGCTTCCGTGGGAGAGCGAGGATCTGCAGGGTTCTGTGGAGGTAGGAAATCCGTCCCATCGCTCGTGGAGACGACGGCGTGGCttcgttctgtcgttctgtcgttctgGCCGTGTAGATGTGCTGCGTCATGGCGCTGACTCTGCTGGAGGAGGTCCACAGTCCCGTGTGGTGCGTCAGCACGCCCGTCTGCGTGAAGATGGCCAGGAAGCAGACATGCTCCGACTACGCTGGCCAGCACTTCCTGTTGGACTACAAGGACGCGTACGGCAAGGTGAGGGTGACGCTTGTCTGGCTGAAGGAGCAGAACCAGTTCTTCGTCGTCAGCCTCGTTGTCAGGCTCTTCAAAGACGACAAGCACTTGGCCGCCAGGTACTGACCCAACTGTGGGTGTGGCCTGCCTTCATTTTCTTAGTTTTGGATTCAACTCGGCTTCGTTTGTCATGTGCAGCTGGAGCGCCATGA
- the LOC131125676 gene encoding F-box only protein 15-like isoform X3: MKLIERSNASAMTLLPSSGQSVHTHDFYCGNEGGGGGRTMAASSMATGQFVHSFMEGLARKTGRTGLQAEAEAQLCGRSRPGGAAYRAQERTECVTQVKSLPSLEIVLERLPSEILMKIMSHLDPASLLSLSHVNKLFHRLANDDVVWRKIYMAAFSAETWRLKSAGDTAGRAEWTEGSSGTWKKKFLWKMGGEELGKWRRELRDVNPFTGLPQKTQWILRRVLWKLTVCDVFGRVVTLDSSRVSSFSTSVMLHWSGNHVIQYHHISSIRLCAVWRDVLKRPGPFWGSLIWRVDTGSCPDYFLGKDRLVQVMRFSPGLVLGFWRGQKSVAFIMVSLHLHRLAERSLLGSPVSPYREPEGQWRADLMGRTYALHFVLHNGASEIMAAYFHPLVLKSDGGCLGTLRAISATDLSQHRLLLGPIQLPWESEDLQGSVEVGNPSHRSWRRRRGFVLSFCRSGRVDVLRHGADSAGGGPQSRVVRQHARLREDGQEADMLRLRWPALPVGLQGRVRQGEGDACLAEGAEPVLRRQPRCQALQRRQALGRQVLTQLWVWPAFIFLVLDSTRLRLSCAAGAP; this comes from the exons ATGAAACTGATTGAACGATCAAACGCATCAGCAATGACTCTGCTGCCATCTAGCGGCCAGTCAGTACACACACATGACTTTTACTGTGGAAATGAAGGTGGTGGCGGTGGACGGACAATGGCGGCATCCTCAATGGCGACTGGACAGTTTGTCCACAGCTTCATGGAGGGTCTGGCCAGGAAAACGGGGCGGACCGGTCTCCAAGCGGAAGCGGAAGCACAGCTCTGCGGGAGGAGTCGTCCAGGTGGAGCTGCGTACAG AGCCCAGGAGAGAACGGAATGTGTCACCCAAGTCAAGTCTTTGCCATCTTTGGAGATTGTTCTGGAAAG ACTGCCATCCGAGATCCTGATGAAGATCATGTCCCACCTGGACCCCGCCTCGCTGCTGAGCCTCAGTCACGTCAACAAGCTCTTCCACCGGCTCGCCAACGACGA TGTGGTGTGGCGCAAGATCTACATGGCCGCCTTCTCTGCTGAGACATGGAGGCTCAAGTCCGCAGGGGACACTGCAGGGAGGGCGGAGTGGACGGAGGGCTCATCGGGCACCTGGAAGAAGAAGTTCCTGTGGAAGATGGGCGGAGAGGAGCTGGGCAAGTGGAGGAGGGAACTGAGAGACGTCAACCCCTTCACAGGGCTGCCTCAGAAGACCCAGTGGATTCTCAG GAGGGTTCTCTGGAAGCTCACGGTGTGCGATGTCTTCGGTCGGGTGGTCACCCTGGACAGCAGCAGGGTCTCCTCCTTCAGCACGTCCGTGATGCTGCACTGGAGCGGAAACCACGTGATCCAGTACCATCACATCAGCAGCATCCGGCTCTGCGCCGTGTGGAGGGATGTGCTCAAGAGGCCCGGTCCCTTTTGGGGCTCGCTCATCTGGAGGGTGGACACCGGGAGCTGTCCCGATTACTTCCTCGGCAAAGACAGGCTGGTCCAGGTCATGCGCTTCTCGCCCGGACTCGTCCTCGGCTTCTGGAGG GGTCAGAAGAGCGTGGCCTTCATCATGGTCAGCTTACACTTGCACAGGCTGGCCGAGAGGAGCCTGCTGGGATCTCCAGTCAG TCCATACCGGGAGCCCGAGGGCCAGTGGCGTGCCGATTTGATGGGGCGCACGTACGCGCTGCACTTTGTCCTGCACAACGGCGCGTCTGAGATCATGGCGGCATACTTCCACCCTCTGGTCCTCAAATCAG ACGGGGGCTGCCTGGGGACGCTGCGGGCCATCAGCGCCACCGACTTGTCCCAGCACCGGCTGCTGCTCGGACCCATCCAGCTTCCGTGGGAGAGCGAGGATCTGCAGGGTTCTGTGGAGGTAGGAAATCCGTCCCATCGCTCGTGGAGACGACGGCGTGGCttcgttctgtcgttctgtcgttctgGCCGTGTAGATGTGCTGCGTCATGGCGCTGACTCTGCTGGAGGAGGTCCACAGTCCCGTGTGGTGCGTCAGCACGCCCGTCTGCGTGAAGATGGCCAGGAAGCAGACATGCTCCGACTACGCTGGCCAGCACTTCCTGTTGGACTACAAGGACGCGTACGGCAAGGTGAGGGTGACGCTTGTCTGGCTGAAGGAGCAGAACCAGTTCTTCGTCGTCAGCCTCGTTGTCAGGCTCTTCAAAGACGACAAGCACTTGGCCGCCAGGTACTGACCCAACTGTGGGTGTGGCCTGCCTTCATTTTCTTAGTTTTGGATTCAACTCGGCTTCGTTTGTCATGTGCAGCTGGAGCGCCATGA
- the LOC131125676 gene encoding F-box only protein 15-like isoform X7 produces the protein MEGLARKTGRTGLQAEAEAQLCGRSRPGGAAYRAQERTECVTQVKSLPSLEIVLERLPSEILMKIMSHLDPASLLSLSHVNKLFHRLANDDVVWRKIYMAAFSAETWRLKSAGDTAGRAEWTEGSSGTWKKKFLWKMGGEELGKWRRELRDVNPFTGLPQKTQWILRRVLWKLTVCDVFGRVVTLDSSRVSSFSTSVMLHWSGNHVIQYHHISSIRLCAVWRDVLKRPGPFWGSLIWRVDTGSCPDYFLGKDRLVQVMRFSPGLVLGFWRGQKSVAFIMVSLHLHRLAERSLLGSPVSPYREPEGQWRADLMGRTYALHFVLHNGASEIMAAYFHPLVLKSDGGCLGTLRAISATDLSQHRLLLGPIQLPWESEDLQGSVEVGNPSHRSWRRRRGFVLSFCRSGRVDVLRHGADSAGGGPQSRVVRQHARLREDGQEADMLRLRWPALPVGLQGRVRQGEGDACLAEGAEPVLRRQPRCQALQRRQALGRQVLTQLWVWPAFIFLVLDSTRLRLSCAAGAP, from the exons ATGGAGGGTCTGGCCAGGAAAACGGGGCGGACCGGTCTCCAAGCGGAAGCGGAAGCACAGCTCTGCGGGAGGAGTCGTCCAGGTGGAGCTGCGTACAG AGCCCAGGAGAGAACGGAATGTGTCACCCAAGTCAAGTCTTTGCCATCTTTGGAGATTGTTCTGGAAAG ACTGCCATCCGAGATCCTGATGAAGATCATGTCCCACCTGGACCCCGCCTCGCTGCTGAGCCTCAGTCACGTCAACAAGCTCTTCCACCGGCTCGCCAACGACGA TGTGGTGTGGCGCAAGATCTACATGGCCGCCTTCTCTGCTGAGACATGGAGGCTCAAGTCCGCAGGGGACACTGCAGGGAGGGCGGAGTGGACGGAGGGCTCATCGGGCACCTGGAAGAAGAAGTTCCTGTGGAAGATGGGCGGAGAGGAGCTGGGCAAGTGGAGGAGGGAACTGAGAGACGTCAACCCCTTCACAGGGCTGCCTCAGAAGACCCAGTGGATTCTCAG GAGGGTTCTCTGGAAGCTCACGGTGTGCGATGTCTTCGGTCGGGTGGTCACCCTGGACAGCAGCAGGGTCTCCTCCTTCAGCACGTCCGTGATGCTGCACTGGAGCGGAAACCACGTGATCCAGTACCATCACATCAGCAGCATCCGGCTCTGCGCCGTGTGGAGGGATGTGCTCAAGAGGCCCGGTCCCTTTTGGGGCTCGCTCATCTGGAGGGTGGACACCGGGAGCTGTCCCGATTACTTCCTCGGCAAAGACAGGCTGGTCCAGGTCATGCGCTTCTCGCCCGGACTCGTCCTCGGCTTCTGGAGG GGTCAGAAGAGCGTGGCCTTCATCATGGTCAGCTTACACTTGCACAGGCTGGCCGAGAGGAGCCTGCTGGGATCTCCAGTCAG TCCATACCGGGAGCCCGAGGGCCAGTGGCGTGCCGATTTGATGGGGCGCACGTACGCGCTGCACTTTGTCCTGCACAACGGCGCGTCTGAGATCATGGCGGCATACTTCCACCCTCTGGTCCTCAAATCAG ACGGGGGCTGCCTGGGGACGCTGCGGGCCATCAGCGCCACCGACTTGTCCCAGCACCGGCTGCTGCTCGGACCCATCCAGCTTCCGTGGGAGAGCGAGGATCTGCAGGGTTCTGTGGAGGTAGGAAATCCGTCCCATCGCTCGTGGAGACGACGGCGTGGCttcgttctgtcgttctgtcgttctgGCCGTGTAGATGTGCTGCGTCATGGCGCTGACTCTGCTGGAGGAGGTCCACAGTCCCGTGTGGTGCGTCAGCACGCCCGTCTGCGTGAAGATGGCCAGGAAGCAGACATGCTCCGACTACGCTGGCCAGCACTTCCTGTTGGACTACAAGGACGCGTACGGCAAGGTGAGGGTGACGCTTGTCTGGCTGAAGGAGCAGAACCAGTTCTTCGTCGTCAGCCTCGTTGTCAGGCTCTTCAAAGACGACAAGCACTTGGCCGCCAGGTACTGACCCAACTGTGGGTGTGGCCTGCCTTCATTTTCTTAGTTTTGGATTCAACTCGGCTTCGTTTGTCATGTGCAGCTGGAGCGCCATGA